The following are from one region of the Baumannia cicadellinicola str. Hc (Homalodisca coagulata) genome:
- a CDS encoding Fe-Mn family superoxide dismutase produces the protein MIFMLPTLPYRFDAFEPFIDQTTMEIHYTKHHQNYITNANLILESLPQFAQLSVEELIQQLDQVPHNKKMALRNYAGGHANHSLFWKLLKHGTKIQGKLKNAIESDFGSIIIFQELFEQVAMNCFGSGWAWLVKKNNQLLVVSTANQDNPLMGENISSVSGYPILGLDVWEHAYYLKYQNRRSDYIKSFWNIVNWDEASIRFNQCED, from the coding sequence ATGATTTTTATGTTACCTACTTTACCTTATCGTTTTGATGCTTTTGAGCCGTTTATTGATCAAACTACAATGGAAATTCATTATACTAAACATCATCAAAACTATATTACAAATGCAAATCTTATACTAGAAAGTCTTCCCCAGTTTGCTCAATTATCAGTTGAAGAATTAATTCAACAGTTAGATCAAGTGCCTCATAACAAAAAAATGGCATTACGTAACTATGCTGGTGGACATGCTAATCATAGCTTATTTTGGAAATTACTAAAACACGGAACTAAAATTCAAGGAAAACTAAAAAATGCTATTGAAAGTGATTTTGGTAGTATAATTATATTTCAAGAACTATTTGAACAAGTAGCTATGAATTGTTTTGGTTCTGGTTGGGCATGGCTAGTTAAAAAAAATAATCAACTATTAGTAGTTTCTACTGCTAATCAAGATAATCCATTAATGGGTGAAAATATATCTAGTGTATCAGGTTATCCAATACTAGGTCTTGATGTTTGGGAACATGCTTATTATCTTAAATATCAAAATCGTCGTTCTGATTATATTAAATCTTTCTGGAACATAGTAAACTGGGATGAAGCATCTATTCGTTTTAATCAATGTGAAGATTAA
- the gshB gene encoding glutathione synthase yields the protein MIKLGIVMDSIASINIKKDTSFALLLEAQKRGYKIFYMEINSLYLRGGEARASSCLLEVTNHDDDWYNFYNYQDIAISSLDVVLMRKNPPIDTEYIYSTYILERAEKQGTLVINKPQSLRDCNEKIFASDCKKYTPDTLVSQQYNHIRQFLRQHKDIILKPLNGMGGQSIFRLQEQDPNLSVIIETLTSYGKNFCMAQTYLPSIKEGDKRVFIIDGQPVPYCLARIPQNSEIRGNLAAGGYGEARSLSSTDWSIAYDLGLILRKRGLMFVGLDIIGDKLTEINITSPTCICEIEAAFPISITGMLMDAIEKNLQTIK from the coding sequence ATGATTAAGTTAGGTATTGTAATGGATTCTATTGCATCCATTAATATTAAGAAAGATACTAGTTTCGCGCTTTTGCTCGAAGCGCAAAAACGTGGCTATAAAATTTTTTATATGGAAATTAATTCTCTTTATTTACGTGGTGGAGAAGCTCGAGCTTCTAGTTGTTTGCTAGAAGTTACTAATCATGATGATGATTGGTATAATTTTTATAACTATCAAGATATAGCTATAAGCTCTCTTGATGTTGTTTTAATGCGTAAAAATCCACCAATAGATACTGAATATATTTATTCAACTTATATTCTAGAACGTGCGGAAAAACAAGGTACACTTGTTATTAACAAACCACAAAGCCTACGTGATTGTAACGAAAAAATATTTGCTTCTGATTGCAAAAAATATACCCCAGATACACTAGTTAGTCAGCAATATAATCATATTCGTCAATTTTTACGACAGCATAAGGACATTATCCTTAAACCATTAAATGGTATGGGAGGTCAATCTATCTTTCGTCTTCAAGAGCAAGATCCTAATCTTTCAGTTATTATTGAAACTTTGACTAGCTATGGTAAAAATTTTTGTATGGCGCAAACTTATCTTCCATCCATTAAAGAAGGAGATAAGCGTGTTTTTATTATTGATGGCCAACCAGTACCATACTGCTTAGCTCGTATTCCTCAAAATAGTGAAATACGTGGTAATTTAGCCGCTGGTGGATACGGAGAAGCACGTTCTTTATCATCAACTGATTGGTCAATTGCTTACGATTTAGGCTTAATACTAAGAAAAAGAGGATTAATGTTTGTCGGTTTAGATATTATTGGTGATAAACTAACAGAGATCAATATAACTAGTCCTACCTGCATATGCGAAATAGAAGCTGCTTTCCCAATATCTATTACTGGTATGTTAATGGATGCTATTGAAAAAAATCTTCAGACTATTAAATAG
- the nfuA gene encoding Fe-S biogenesis protein NfuA has protein sequence MIIITDTAQKYLTTLLAKQKSGTQIRVLVLNPGTPIAECSLSYCPIDTVTKKDIKLEFDQFCVYVDQLSTSYLEDALIDCVLDELGTQLIIQAPHLIEKIDSNTPLLERVNQIILSCINPQLANHGGKVTLITITEDMFAIIQFSGGCNGCSMVSYTLKEHIEKKLLQLFPELKGVKDLTQHNHSQYSFY, from the coding sequence ATGATTATTATTACTGATACAGCTCAAAAATATTTAACTACACTACTTGCTAAGCAAAAATCAGGTACACAAATACGTGTATTAGTTCTAAATCCAGGGACTCCTATTGCCGAATGTAGTCTTTCTTATTGTCCAATAGATACAGTAACAAAAAAAGATATCAAATTAGAGTTTGATCAATTTTGTGTTTATGTTGATCAACTAAGTACTTCTTATTTAGAAGATGCATTAATAGATTGCGTGCTTGATGAATTAGGAACGCAATTAATAATTCAAGCTCCACATCTTATAGAGAAGATAGATAGTAATACTCCTTTATTGGAACGTGTAAATCAGATTATTTTATCTTGTATTAATCCTCAATTAGCAAATCATGGTGGAAAAGTAACTTTAATTACTATTACTGAAGATATGTTTGCAATTATACAATTTTCTGGTGGCTGCAATGGTTGTTCAATGGTTAGTTATACATTAAAAGAACATATAGAAAAAAAATTATTACAGTTATTCCCTGAACTTAAAGGTGTAAAAGATCTTACTCAACATAATCATAGTCAATATTCTTTTTATTGA
- the bioH gene encoding pimeloyl-ACP methyl ester esterase BioH, producing MSRSSKKKLVLLHGWGFTTNVWSCIEPQLSSHFYIYNIELPGYGNLANYANLTVTQMANILVTKIPDKTLLLGWSLGGLVATKIAQLWPEKILGLITVASSPCFSSTAGWPGIKPKFFYDFFNKLNTNIIHTINNFIVLQTMNTNSSYSDTRWLKKQFFSQKIPSIHVLNAGLMLLFKCDLRYVLPTIKLPLLRLYGNLDPLIPEKSIQIIDKLCLSQSNSLSITFYGAAHVPFLSHARIFCRQLFFFSSLIK from the coding sequence ATGTCTAGGTCTAGTAAAAAAAAACTAGTATTACTACATGGATGGGGTTTTACCACAAACGTATGGTCTTGTATTGAACCTCAATTATCTTCACATTTTTATATATATAATATTGAATTGCCCGGTTATGGTAATTTAGCCAATTATGCTAACTTAACAGTAACACAAATGGCGAATATTTTAGTTACTAAAATACCAGATAAAACTTTATTACTTGGTTGGTCACTTGGTGGTTTAGTAGCAACTAAAATAGCTCAGTTATGGCCTGAAAAAATATTAGGATTGATTACTGTGGCTTCTTCACCATGCTTTTCTTCAACGGCAGGATGGCCTGGTATTAAGCCTAAATTTTTTTATGATTTTTTTAATAAATTAAATACGAATATAATTCATACAATAAACAATTTTATTGTATTACAAACTATGAATACAAATTCATCATATAGTGATACACGTTGGCTAAAGAAACAGTTTTTTTCGCAAAAAATACCATCGATACATGTATTAAATGCAGGATTAATGCTATTATTTAAATGTGATTTGCGTTATGTATTACCTACAATTAAATTACCGTTATTACGTTTATATGGAAATTTAGACCCATTAATTCCCGAAAAAAGCATACAAATAATTGATAAACTATGTTTATCTCAATCTAATAGCCTTAGTATTACTTTCTATGGAGCAGCTCATGTTCCATTTTTATCTCATGCAAGGATTT